A single Planctomycetota bacterium DNA region contains:
- a CDS encoding radical SAM protein, producing the protein MPHHRRLPCQRRERKSKFVDIFRTTPANTVCPNFYVLAHADGCSFAPQCSYCYLKSSFWFLRSPEVFTNFDKMTAEIKAWLARDELESYVLNMGNLSDSLVFEEARPLIGHLVGLFRAEAEAKGRRHSLLLVTKGGTRECAPLLETAPCRNVIVSFSVNSPEAARDHERGAAPVEDRFDAARRLKAMGWRVRLRIDPMILGYDYAWTIEQVRAFGPERVTLGTLRAEANLPKFVENGLFDALEPAPPPASPTARKGLSRYPKDTRLALYRQAVEALRDTCPIGLCEETPDIWDALGLDKRAKSCNCGS; encoded by the coding sequence ATGCCGCACCACCGCCGCCTCCCGTGCCAGCGCCGCGAGCGGAAGTCGAAGTTCGTGGATATCTTCCGCACGACGCCGGCGAATACCGTCTGCCCGAACTTCTACGTGCTCGCCCACGCCGACGGGTGCAGCTTCGCGCCCCAGTGCTCGTATTGCTATCTCAAGTCGTCGTTCTGGTTCCTCCGGTCGCCCGAGGTGTTCACGAACTTCGACAAGATGACCGCCGAGATCAAGGCCTGGCTCGCCCGGGACGAACTGGAGTCCTACGTGCTCAACATGGGCAATCTGTCGGACAGCCTGGTGTTCGAGGAGGCGCGGCCGCTCATCGGGCATCTCGTCGGGCTGTTCCGTGCCGAGGCCGAGGCGAAGGGCCGCAGGCACTCGCTGCTGCTCGTGACGAAGGGCGGCACGCGCGAGTGCGCCCCGCTGCTCGAGACGGCCCCTTGCCGCAACGTCATCGTGTCGTTCTCGGTGAACAGCCCCGAGGCGGCCCGCGACCACGAGCGGGGGGCCGCGCCGGTCGAGGACCGCTTCGACGCGGCTCGCCGGCTCAAGGCCATGGGCTGGCGCGTGCGGCTGCGCATTGACCCCATGATCCTCGGTTACGACTATGCCTGGACGATCGAGCAGGTGCGGGCGTTCGGCCCCGAGCGCGTGACCCTGGGCACGCTGCGGGCCGAGGCGAACCTGCCGAAGTTCGTGGAGAACGGCCTGTTCGACGCTTTGGAGCCCGCGCCCCCGCCGGCATCGCCCACGGCCCGCAAGGGCCTTTCCCGCTACCCCAAGGATACGCGCCTCGCGCTCTACCGACAGGCCGTGGAGGCCCTCCGCGACACCTGCCCCATCGGCCTGTGCGAGGAGACCCCCGACATCTGGGACGCCCTGGGCCTCGACAAGCGGGCCAAGAGCTGCAACTGCGGGTCGTGA
- a CDS encoding helix-turn-helix domain-containing protein, with protein MDESRPVDGAVSAGAAKRWYTVPEAAEYLGISVPTIFRWMREGRLSFVKIGGATRFTREGLEALIEKTTGSAEAEAAAGRCAACGHSVLVEGNVQGTGRLYFHPEKTRFWVFAESLVPIRARVCTACGHIQLQADTAKLNRLVPKSSETPETP; from the coding sequence GTGGACGAATCAAGGCCAGTGGATGGCGCTGTAAGTGCAGGCGCAGCAAAGCGTTGGTACACGGTGCCCGAGGCGGCGGAGTACCTCGGCATCAGCGTGCCCACCATCTTCCGCTGGATGCGCGAAGGGCGCCTGTCGTTCGTGAAGATCGGCGGCGCGACGCGCTTCACACGAGAGGGCCTGGAGGCCCTCATCGAGAAGACCACCGGCTCAGCCGAGGCCGAGGCCGCGGCCGGGCGCTGCGCCGCCTGCGGCCACAGCGTGCTCGTCGAGGGCAACGTGCAGGGCACGGGGCGCCTCTACTTCCACCCCGAGAAGACTCGCTTCTGGGTCTTCGCCGAGTCGCTGGTGCCCATCCGCGCCCGCGTGTGCACCGCCTGCGGCCACATCCAGCTTCAGGCCGACACGGCGAAGCTCAACCGTCTCGTGCCCAAGAGCTCCGAGACGCCTGAGACCCCGTGA
- a CDS encoding PQQ-binding-like beta-propeller repeat protein — protein MRKQATFLLGFAAMAAWAAAGERPTAADVLAKIAAKRGLCALVGDAGAALALDLAKASELTLYVQLADCDAMQAAAKAADAAGLLGTRLFVAAVKPPRIGLADNVADAVVVLDATPKAEALRVLRPEGQALVGGQTASKPFPPGVADWSHHFHSPDNNPLSRDAVARAPFLTQFVAEPRYAPAPQQVVASAGRLFMAFGHVAWHQREEDVLDTLMAVNAYNGTLLWKKPLPTGFMVDRSTLIATPTALYVADDKGCKLLDPATGEVKDEIAVPADLADGTFWKWMALEDGVLYALVGKPEPPDPVARWRSTRHGWPWDGISKGYNDRDLPWGFARTVVALDPKTKKVLWHRQQDPPVDARSTCLKGGRLYIGHYGRFLACLDARTGNDLWRRTAEQDPDLFKSIGPYRPGQGYIQGWRTQAYLKCTDQALYFAGPQVPWLSAVSAADGRFLWKHEAQDLHIVVRDDGLYVIAAQNKPTDTKKLHPLTGQVLAEYPTRRRACTRATGSADGIFFRAHEGSGRLDLESGKTQWISPMRPSCHVGVIIANGLATWVPWACDCDLQLFGTIALGPAGDFAFDQAASTNDRLETAHGYAALLPDTPNPWPTYRANSARTAATEAELPDPIRTAWESNLQCEPTAPVVVGGVVFLAGSDGVVRALDAATGEPKWTAYTGGRVFFPPTIAYGKAYVGSADGFTYCFAAATGKLEWRFRAAPAERRIPVYGALSSTWPVASGVLVEGGTAYFAAGMNDFDGTHVYALDANTGAIKWQNNTCGHLDPFSRRGVACQGELLLKDATLYLASGNYVSPAAFDAATGKCHNTPPDTMGTTAVRGRELALAGNAVRVSGQPLYSKPGYLVFDKSCEWQPMAVTAGNGKVALAQRKGSAGEAWSVVATKPDGTELWTHPLPGEPVRWGIALDGQGRIVVTLRSGRLLCLGKKQ, from the coding sequence ATGCGCAAACAGGCGACGTTCCTGCTCGGCTTCGCTGCAATGGCGGCATGGGCCGCGGCCGGCGAGAGGCCGACCGCGGCCGACGTGTTGGCCAAGATCGCGGCGAAACGCGGCCTCTGCGCCCTCGTGGGCGACGCCGGCGCCGCCCTCGCGCTCGACCTGGCGAAGGCCAGCGAACTGACGCTCTACGTGCAACTGGCCGACTGCGACGCGATGCAGGCCGCGGCCAAGGCCGCCGACGCCGCGGGCCTGCTGGGCACCCGTCTCTTCGTCGCCGCTGTCAAACCGCCCCGCATCGGCCTGGCCGACAATGTGGCCGACGCCGTCGTGGTCCTCGACGCCACGCCCAAGGCCGAAGCCCTGCGCGTGCTGCGCCCCGAGGGCCAGGCCCTCGTCGGCGGCCAGACCGCCTCCAAGCCCTTCCCGCCCGGCGTCGCCGACTGGAGCCATCACTTCCACAGCCCCGACAACAACCCGCTGTCGCGCGACGCCGTGGCCCGCGCGCCCTTCCTCACCCAGTTCGTGGCCGAGCCCCGCTACGCCCCCGCCCCGCAACAGGTCGTGGCCTCGGCCGGCCGCCTCTTCATGGCCTTCGGCCACGTCGCCTGGCACCAACGCGAGGAGGACGTGCTCGACACGCTCATGGCCGTGAACGCCTATAACGGCACCCTGCTCTGGAAGAAGCCCTTGCCCACCGGCTTCATGGTGGACCGCTCGACCCTGATCGCCACGCCCACGGCCCTCTACGTGGCCGACGACAAGGGCTGCAAGCTCCTCGACCCCGCCACGGGCGAGGTGAAGGACGAGATCGCCGTGCCCGCCGACCTCGCCGACGGCACCTTCTGGAAATGGATGGCGTTGGAGGACGGCGTGCTCTACGCCCTCGTGGGCAAGCCCGAGCCGCCCGACCCCGTGGCCCGCTGGCGCAGCACCCGCCACGGATGGCCCTGGGACGGCATCTCGAAGGGCTACAACGACCGCGACCTGCCCTGGGGCTTCGCCCGCACCGTCGTCGCCCTCGACCCCAAGACCAAGAAGGTCCTCTGGCACCGCCAGCAGGACCCGCCTGTGGATGCCCGCTCGACCTGCCTGAAGGGCGGCCGCCTCTACATCGGCCACTATGGCCGCTTCCTCGCCTGCCTCGACGCCAGGACGGGCAACGACCTCTGGCGCCGCACCGCCGAGCAGGACCCCGACCTCTTCAAGTCCATCGGCCCCTACCGCCCCGGGCAGGGCTACATTCAGGGCTGGCGCACCCAGGCCTACCTCAAGTGCACCGACCAGGCTCTCTACTTCGCCGGCCCCCAGGTGCCGTGGCTCAGCGCCGTCTCCGCCGCCGACGGCCGCTTCCTGTGGAAACACGAGGCCCAGGACCTTCACATTGTGGTCCGCGACGACGGGCTCTACGTCATCGCCGCGCAGAACAAGCCCACGGACACCAAGAAGCTGCACCCGCTCACCGGCCAGGTGCTGGCCGAATACCCAACGCGCCGCCGCGCCTGCACCCGCGCCACCGGCAGCGCCGACGGCATCTTCTTCCGCGCCCATGAGGGCTCAGGCCGCCTGGACCTCGAGTCGGGCAAGACCCAGTGGATTTCGCCCATGCGCCCCTCGTGCCACGTCGGCGTCATCATCGCCAACGGCCTCGCCACTTGGGTGCCCTGGGCGTGCGACTGCGACCTCCAACTGTTCGGCACCATCGCCCTCGGCCCCGCCGGCGATTTCGCGTTCGACCAGGCCGCCTCCACCAATGACCGCCTCGAGACCGCCCACGGCTATGCCGCCCTCCTCCCCGACACGCCGAACCCGTGGCCAACCTATCGCGCCAATAGCGCCCGCACGGCCGCCACCGAGGCCGAACTCCCTGACCCCATCCGCACCGCCTGGGAGAGCAACCTCCAGTGCGAGCCGACCGCGCCCGTCGTCGTGGGCGGCGTGGTCTTCCTGGCCGGCTCCGATGGCGTGGTGCGCGCGCTCGACGCGGCAACGGGGGAACCGAAGTGGACCGCCTACACCGGCGGCCGCGTGTTCTTCCCGCCCACCATCGCCTACGGGAAGGCGTATGTCGGCTCCGCCGACGGCTTCACCTATTGCTTCGCCGCGGCAACAGGCAAGCTGGAGTGGCGCTTCCGCGCCGCGCCCGCCGAGCGCCGAATCCCCGTCTACGGCGCCTTGTCCAGCACGTGGCCGGTGGCGAGCGGCGTGCTGGTCGAGGGCGGCACCGCCTACTTCGCCGCCGGGATGAACGACTTCGACGGCACCCACGTCTACGCCCTCGATGCAAACACGGGCGCTATCAAGTGGCAGAACAACACCTGTGGCCACCTCGACCCCTTCTCGCGCCGGGGCGTCGCCTGCCAGGGCGAGCTGCTGCTCAAGGACGCCACCCTCTACCTCGCCAGCGGCAACTACGTGTCGCCGGCGGCCTTCGACGCCGCAACCGGCAAGTGCCACAACACCCCGCCCGACACGATGGGCACCACCGCCGTCCGCGGCCGCGAGCTGGCCCTGGCGGGCAACGCCGTCAGGGTCTCGGGGCAGCCGCTCTACTCGAAGCCCGGCTACCTGGTCTTCGACAAGTCGTGCGAGTGGCAGCCGATGGCGGTGACGGCGGGGAATGGCAAGGTGGCTCTGGCCCAACGCAAGGGCTCGGCGGGCGAAGCGTGGTCGGTTGTCGCCACAAAGCCCGATGGCACAGAGCTTTGGACGCATCCGCTGCCCGGCGAGCCAGTCCGCTGGGGCATTGCGCTCGACGGCCAGGGCCGCATCGTGGTCACGCTCCGCAGTGGCCGGCTCCTCTGCCTCGGCAAGAAGCAGTAG
- a CDS encoding PEP-CTERM sorting domain-containing protein (PEP-CTERM proteins occur, often in large numbers, in the proteomes of bacteria that also encode an exosortase, a predicted intramembrane cysteine proteinase. The presence of a PEP-CTERM domain at a protein's C-terminus predicts cleavage within the sorting domain, followed by covalent anchoring to some some component of the (usually Gram-negative) cell surface. Many PEP-CTERM proteins exhibit an unusual sequence composition that includes large numbers of potential glycosylation sites. Expression of one such protein has been shown restore the ability of a bacterium to form floc, a type of biofilm.), with protein MAGDRGLWRAVSLLVLAAALAAGAGLAHAGIVFQEPFDTDTANTAATVAAYTNMTLQGGGTVVVTGGVLRMNGTPLTHSLVTATGYPGNLLITQLVGKNPGGGGSNVGLRVGANRIVFHPGYTSLPGAFRVEGPGGFGNTSMGFTPPGGVLNTMEVFVRGNTGQFLVAVPNYSNPDQVFAARFTNAGYQPGVDLIGPTRNAGSDDQGLFDNLIVNQITSPGPPTQWTNLVLASAPLHWYRLNESGSIAIDYGSGALDGVYRNGVVRGQAGIPFEGDLAARFDGVDDQVWLGGGDLTGPWSAEFVLMHLGIEDAGSLLRSAAGALRLDQWPSTGAAGFTRFGVADYRFTPDALVALQQWVHLTFVADPANGIDLYLNGVLAGTNPNYMPLPREFLGGADTANMLLDEVVIYDRRLTPQEVLTHASGVGLPEPATLLLLGLGLPIIARRRRARA; from the coding sequence ATGGCCGGGGACCGGGGGTTGTGGCGGGCCGTTTCGTTGCTCGTGTTAGCTGCTGCCCTGGCTGCGGGTGCAGGTCTTGCACACGCGGGGATCGTGTTCCAGGAGCCGTTCGACACCGACACGGCCAACACGGCCGCCACGGTGGCCGCCTACACGAACATGACCCTCCAGGGCGGCGGCACCGTGGTGGTCACCGGCGGAGTGTTGCGCATGAACGGCACTCCGCTCACCCACTCGCTGGTCACAGCGACCGGCTACCCGGGCAACCTGCTGATCACACAACTCGTGGGCAAGAACCCGGGAGGGGGTGGCAGCAATGTGGGCCTGCGGGTCGGCGCCAACCGCATCGTCTTCCACCCCGGCTACACCTCCCTGCCCGGCGCATTCCGCGTCGAAGGCCCCGGCGGCTTCGGCAACACGAGCATGGGCTTCACGCCTCCCGGGGGCGTGCTGAACACGATGGAGGTCTTCGTCCGCGGCAACACAGGGCAGTTCCTCGTCGCCGTGCCCAACTACAGCAACCCCGATCAGGTTTTCGCTGCGCGCTTCACGAATGCAGGGTACCAGCCGGGTGTGGACCTCATCGGCCCCACCCGCAACGCGGGCTCGGACGACCAGGGCCTCTTCGACAACCTGATCGTCAATCAGATCACCTCCCCCGGGCCGCCCACACAGTGGACCAATCTCGTCCTCGCCAGCGCGCCGCTGCACTGGTACCGCCTCAACGAGTCCGGCAGCATCGCCATTGACTATGGCAGCGGCGCGCTCGACGGCGTCTACCGCAATGGCGTGGTGCGCGGGCAGGCCGGCATTCCCTTCGAGGGCGACCTGGCCGCGCGCTTCGACGGCGTGGACGACCAGGTGTGGCTGGGCGGGGGCGACCTCACCGGCCCGTGGAGCGCCGAGTTCGTGCTCATGCACCTGGGCATCGAGGACGCCGGCAGCCTGCTCCGCAGCGCCGCGGGGGCCTTGCGCCTCGACCAATGGCCCTCCACCGGAGCGGCGGGGTTCACCCGCTTCGGCGTGGCAGACTACCGGTTCACGCCCGACGCTCTGGTTGCCCTTCAACAGTGGGTTCATCTCACCTTCGTAGCCGACCCGGCCAACGGCATTGACCTGTACCTCAACGGCGTGCTGGCAGGCACGAACCCCAACTACATGCCCCTGCCGCGCGAGTTCCTGGGCGGCGCCGACACTGCGAACATGCTGCTGGACGAGGTCGTGATCTACGACCGGCGGCTCACGCCGCAAGAGGTTCTCACCCACGCCTCGGGGGTCGGGCTGCCCGAGCCGGCCACGCTGCTGCTCCTCGGTCTTGGCCTCCCGATCATCGCTCGCCGGCGCCGCGCGCGGGCCTGA
- the purD gene encoding phosphoribosylamine--glycine ligase — protein sequence MKVLIIGSGGREHALAWKIAQSPKVTQLFCAPGNAGIAGVAECVNIPADEVQALLKFARREKIGLTVVGPEAPLVAGIADRFEANGLPIFGPSQRAAELEGSKVFAKHILRKHAIPTARYDVFETVDAAEEHLRKAPLPLVVKADGLAAGKGVIICQTRKEAMDAISLMMKERVFGNAGNRVVVEECLFGEEASILALTDGRAIVPLPSSQDHKRIFDHDEGPNTGGMGAYSPAPVITAEQYARIEREILIPIVHAMNAEDRRYKGVIYAGVMMTDDGPRVLEFNVRFGDPETQPILARLRGDLVPVLAAIAQGNLQDADLDWDPRPAVCVVMASGGYPGHYEKGKVIHGLDAAGALPDVTVFHAGTELRDGKVVTAGGRVLGVTALGDDIRGAIARAYEAVKRIRFEGAHYRTDIGARALQRQA from the coding sequence GTGAAGGTCCTCATCATCGGCAGCGGCGGGCGCGAACACGCGCTGGCCTGGAAGATCGCCCAGTCGCCCAAGGTCACCCAGCTCTTCTGCGCCCCGGGCAACGCCGGCATCGCCGGCGTGGCCGAGTGCGTGAACATTCCGGCCGACGAGGTGCAGGCCCTCTTGAAGTTCGCCCGGCGCGAGAAGATCGGCCTCACGGTCGTGGGCCCCGAGGCGCCGCTGGTGGCCGGCATCGCCGACCGCTTCGAGGCGAACGGCCTGCCGATCTTCGGCCCCAGCCAGCGCGCCGCCGAGCTCGAGGGCTCCAAGGTCTTCGCCAAGCACATCCTGCGCAAGCACGCCATCCCGACGGCGCGCTACGACGTCTTCGAGACGGTGGACGCGGCGGAAGAGCACCTGCGCAAGGCCCCGCTGCCGCTGGTCGTGAAGGCGGACGGCCTGGCGGCCGGCAAGGGCGTGATCATCTGCCAGACGCGCAAGGAGGCGATGGACGCCATCTCGCTGATGATGAAGGAGCGCGTCTTCGGCAACGCGGGCAACCGCGTGGTCGTCGAGGAGTGTCTGTTCGGCGAGGAGGCCTCGATCCTCGCGCTCACCGACGGCCGGGCCATCGTGCCCCTGCCCTCCTCGCAGGACCACAAGCGCATCTTCGACCACGACGAGGGGCCCAACACCGGCGGCATGGGCGCCTATAGCCCCGCACCCGTCATCACCGCCGAGCAGTACGCGCGCATCGAGCGCGAGATCCTTATCCCCATCGTCCACGCCATGAACGCCGAAGACCGCCGCTACAAGGGGGTCATCTACGCCGGCGTGATGATGACCGACGACGGGCCCAGGGTGCTCGAGTTCAACGTCCGCTTCGGCGACCCCGAGACGCAGCCGATCCTCGCCCGCCTCCGGGGCGATCTCGTGCCCGTGCTCGCCGCCATCGCCCAGGGCAATCTCCAGGACGCCGATCTCGACTGGGACCCCCGCCCCGCCGTCTGCGTGGTCATGGCCTCCGGCGGCTACCCCGGCCACTACGAGAAGGGCAAGGTCATTCACGGCCTCGACGCCGCGGGCGCGCTGCCCGACGTCACGGTCTTCCACGCCGGCACCGAGTTGCGCGACGGCAAGGTGGTGACCGCGGGCGGGCGCGTGCTCGGCGTCACCGCCCTGGGCGATGACATCCGCGGCGCCATCGCCCGCGCCTACGAGGCCGTCAAGCGGATCCGCTTCGAGGGCGCCCACTATCGCACCGACATCGGCGCCCGGGCGCTCCAGCGGCAGGCATAG
- a CDS encoding HAD-IIA family hydrolase yields the protein MKQPLRSIRAFLMDMDGTVYLGARLLPGARGFFRLLDRRGIPYLFFTNNSSKDRFLYRDKLAAMGLAVAPDQIITSGEATALYLTTATRHRRVFVLGTPSLEEELRRAGLILAEDAVDAVVLGFDTTLTYAKLERACHLLRGGAAFVATHPDKVCPTERGPVPDCGSMIALLRQATGVRPVVVGKPERRMVAMALRKLGSGYRPRDAAIVGDRLYTDMRMGRRAGLTTILVLSGETKREELAATRDVPDYVFPSVRELGRELRRDT from the coding sequence ATGAAGCAGCCCCTTCGCTCGATCCGCGCCTTTCTCATGGACATGGACGGCACGGTGTACCTCGGCGCGCGGCTGCTGCCGGGGGCCAGGGGCTTCTTCCGGCTGCTCGACCGCCGCGGCATCCCTTACCTGTTCTTCACGAACAATTCGTCGAAGGACCGTTTCCTCTACCGCGACAAGCTGGCCGCGATGGGTTTGGCCGTCGCGCCCGATCAGATCATCACCTCAGGCGAAGCCACGGCCCTGTATCTCACCACCGCCACCCGCCACCGCCGCGTGTTCGTCCTCGGCACGCCCAGCCTCGAAGAGGAGTTGCGCCGCGCGGGACTCATCCTCGCCGAAGACGCCGTGGATGCCGTGGTGCTGGGCTTCGACACCACCCTCACGTATGCCAAGCTCGAGCGGGCCTGCCACCTGCTGCGGGGCGGCGCGGCCTTCGTGGCAACCCACCCCGACAAGGTGTGCCCCACCGAGCGCGGCCCCGTGCCCGACTGCGGCTCGATGATCGCCCTGCTGCGCCAGGCCACGGGCGTGCGGCCCGTGGTGGTGGGCAAGCCCGAACGCCGCATGGTGGCCATGGCGCTCCGCAAGCTGGGGAGCGGCTACCGCCCGCGCGACGCGGCCATTGTGGGCGACCGCCTCTACACCGACATGCGCATGGGCCGGCGCGCCGGCCTCACCACCATCCTCGTCCTCTCCGGCGAAACGAAGCGCGAGGAGCTGGCGGCCACACGAGATGTGCCCGATTACGTGTTCCCCTCGGTTCGAGAGCTGGGGCGGGAGTTGAGGCGTGACACGTGA
- a CDS encoding SDR family oxidoreductase — protein MKLQGRVALVTGGGRGIGRAIAQALAREGAKVAVAARSREQVEETAGLLGRAALGIVADVRRPDDVRRMAEQAVAGLGPIDLLVNNAGVARFAPILQATVADWQAMFDVNVLGALLCTQAVLPSMLERRRGWIINIASSSSVKGYVDQSGYCASKHALLGFAKVLALETRDAGIRVHCICPGGVDTEMAGQNPSFESRADLMRPEEIAELVVFLASLDGVMMIDNVVVRRYKATPWS, from the coding sequence ATGAAACTGCAAGGCCGAGTGGCGCTGGTGACGGGGGGCGGGCGTGGCATCGGGCGCGCCATCGCCCAGGCCCTTGCGCGCGAGGGGGCGAAGGTCGCCGTCGCCGCACGCTCGCGCGAACAGGTCGAGGAGACGGCGGGCCTGCTGGGCCGGGCGGCGCTCGGCATCGTGGCCGACGTGCGCCGCCCCGACGATGTGCGCCGCATGGCCGAGCAGGCGGTGGCGGGCCTCGGGCCGATTGACCTCCTGGTGAACAACGCCGGCGTGGCGCGCTTCGCCCCCATCCTCCAGGCCACCGTGGCCGACTGGCAGGCGATGTTCGACGTCAACGTCCTGGGCGCGCTCCTGTGCACTCAGGCGGTGCTGCCCTCGATGCTCGAGCGGCGGCGCGGCTGGATCATCAACATCGCCTCCAGCTCGTCGGTGAAGGGCTACGTGGACCAGAGCGGCTACTGCGCCTCGAAGCACGCCCTGCTCGGCTTCGCCAAGGTGCTCGCCCTCGAGACCCGCGACGCCGGCATCCGAGTCCACTGCATCTGCCCGGGCGGCGTGGATACCGAGATGGCCGGCCAGAACCCCAGCTTCGAGAGCCGCGCCGACCTGATGCGGCCCGAGGAGATCGCCGAACTGGTGGTCTTCCTCGCCTCGCTGGACGGCGTGATGATGATTGACAACGTGGTCGTGCGGCGCTACAAGGCCACACCCTGGTCCTGA
- a CDS encoding ATP-binding protein: MAMHLRVRRGASAGAVFALRPGTNIIGRSRDCAVALSDDKVSTSHARIEVAGEAATLIDLGSTNGTLLNEAAVTAPTQLRPGDAIQVGNTTLVYGDRDHQADQHPTTQVRIIVADDKTVLQRPVAWSPEATTQVLPATGQNLEAGELRRLYGILSALYRVTSVVGRSVTLEGLFANVLDVLFDILPADHGSVLLVEPDARALKPVAGQRRNTREQTIRVSETIARDVIATGRGVLTRDAAEDERFRRVASIHLYGIRSALCVPIRSPRQTFGVIYLDTHSVDRSFTERDLELLTAVGSDLGLAVENFQLIRKNLEAERLAAIGQAVAGLSHYIKNILQSMEAARYLIPSAIANQDLAEIGEIWGALDHNIQLISELAINMLSYSRRAGPQYAPCEPNRVVREVATLVAQRAAAQNVALTLALDDAMPTALLDAGALHCALLNLLTNAIDATPGGSVTVTSRWVPAARRIEIAVADNGPGIPPALREKIFEAFYTTKGSKGSGLGLAVSRKVIGELGGRIAVESEAGRGAIFTVALPIEPPEGQADQGDAT, encoded by the coding sequence ATGGCAATGCATCTCCGCGTGCGACGCGGCGCGAGCGCGGGCGCCGTGTTCGCACTGCGGCCTGGGACCAATATCATCGGGCGCTCACGCGACTGCGCAGTCGCCCTGTCAGACGACAAGGTCTCGACCTCCCATGCCCGCATCGAGGTGGCTGGCGAGGCGGCCACCCTGATTGACCTCGGCAGCACCAACGGCACGCTGCTCAACGAGGCGGCGGTGACGGCCCCGACTCAACTGCGGCCGGGCGATGCCATCCAGGTGGGCAACACCACCCTGGTCTACGGCGACCGCGACCATCAGGCCGACCAGCATCCCACGACCCAGGTGCGCATCATCGTGGCCGACGACAAGACGGTGCTCCAGCGCCCGGTGGCCTGGTCGCCCGAGGCCACCACCCAGGTCCTGCCGGCGACCGGCCAGAACCTCGAGGCCGGCGAACTGCGCCGCCTCTACGGCATCCTGTCGGCCCTCTACCGCGTCACCAGCGTGGTGGGCCGCTCGGTGACGCTCGAGGGGCTCTTCGCCAACGTGCTCGACGTGCTCTTCGACATCCTGCCCGCCGACCACGGCAGCGTGCTGCTGGTGGAGCCCGACGCCCGGGCGCTCAAGCCGGTCGCTGGCCAACGCCGCAACACCCGCGAGCAGACCATCCGCGTGAGCGAAACGATCGCCCGCGACGTCATCGCCACCGGGCGCGGCGTGCTGACCCGCGATGCGGCCGAGGACGAGCGCTTCCGTCGCGTCGCCAGCATCCACCTCTACGGCATCCGCTCCGCCCTGTGCGTGCCCATCCGCTCCCCGCGGCAGACCTTCGGCGTCATCTACCTCGATACCCACTCGGTGGACCGCAGCTTCACCGAGCGCGACCTCGAACTCCTCACCGCCGTGGGCAGCGACCTCGGGCTTGCCGTCGAGAACTTCCAGCTCATCCGCAAGAACCTCGAGGCCGAACGGCTCGCCGCCATCGGCCAGGCCGTCGCCGGCCTCTCCCATTACATCAAGAACATCCTCCAGAGCATGGAGGCGGCCCGCTACCTCATCCCCTCGGCCATCGCCAACCAGGACCTCGCAGAGATCGGCGAAATCTGGGGCGCCCTCGACCACAACATCCAGCTCATCTCCGAGCTGGCGATCAACATGCTCAGCTACTCGCGGCGCGCCGGCCCCCAGTACGCGCCATGCGAGCCCAACCGCGTCGTGCGCGAGGTGGCCACTCTGGTGGCCCAGCGCGCCGCCGCGCAGAACGTCGCGCTGACACTTGCTCTCGACGACGCCATGCCCACGGCGCTGCTCGATGCAGGCGCGCTGCACTGCGCCCTGCTCAACCTGCTCACCAATGCCATTGATGCGACTCCCGGCGGCTCCGTCACCGTCACCTCCCGATGGGTGCCCGCCGCCCGTCGCATCGAGATCGCCGTTGCCGACAACGGCCCCGGCATCCCGCCCGCGCTCCGCGAGAAGATCTTCGAGGCCTTCTACACCACCAAGGGCTCGAAGGGCTCGGGCCTCGGCCTCGCCGTCTCCCGCAAGGTCATCGGCGAACTCGGCGGCCGCATCGCGGTGGAGTCGGAGGCCGGCCGAGGGGCCATCTTCACCGTCGCCCTGCCCATCGAACCGCCGGAGGGGCAGGCCGACCAAGGCGACGCGACATGA